From the genome of Argentina anserina chromosome 4, drPotAnse1.1, whole genome shotgun sequence, one region includes:
- the LOC126792470 gene encoding LOW QUALITY PROTEIN: multicopper oxidase LPR2-like (The sequence of the model RefSeq protein was modified relative to this genomic sequence to represent the inferred CDS: inserted 3 bases in 2 codons): MGDTLWWKVVVRVLGVFMHSSRAEGQLVNLTRLQLFVDKLPDMPRIKGFQVVNGVPKPRSFKIGMYKKKWKFXRDLPQSTVYAYGTSKRRATVPGPTIEALHGISTSIRWQNNIHSTKHILPWDDTIPTAVPSTKKGIPTVVHLHGAIGESTSDGNSNAWFTAGFRERGKTWSKKTYHYYNQQHPGNLWYHDHAMGLTRVNLLAGLIGAYIIRHPDVETPFGLPRGKFDRTLVIFDRAFNSDGSIYMNSKGNNPSTHXQWQPEYFGDAIIVNGKAWPKLTVRRRKYRFRIINASNARFFKFFFTNGLRFIHVGADSAYIEKPVASREILLGPSEITDVIVDFSEAKTNNAILANDAAYPYPDGDPVNEANSKVMKFSIRRKKEVDTSRVPAKLIHYPAPDISSASQTRYIAMYEYASDIDEPTHLYLNAKPYDAPATETPKEGTTEIWNVINLTEDNHPLHVHLGLFVVLDQTDLVNVEEFRDCMTKKNDDLNCGISKYARGNKTEVPAYEKGWKNVFKMRPGAVTKILLRFAYIHSNASYEFDPTAEPGYVYHCHILDHEDNAMMRPLKIIR, from the exons atggGGGATACCTTATGGTGGAAGGTGGTGGTAAG AGTTTTGGGGGTGTTTATGCATTCTTCAAGGGCAGAAGGACAGCTTGTAAATCTGACCAGGTTGCAGCTGTTCGTGGATAAGCTACCTGACATGCCCAGAATCAAAGGCTTCCAGGTTGTCAATGGTGTTCCAAAACCCAGGTCATTCAAGATTGGCATGTACAAGAAGAAATGG AAATT CAGAGACCTACCCCAGTCGACGGTGTACGCCTACGGTACAAGCAAGCGCAGAGCAACTGTCCCTGGTCCAACAATCGAGGCCCTCCATGGCATTTCCACCTCCATTAGGTGGCAAAATAATATCCATTCGACCAAACACATCCTTCCTTGGGACGACACCATTCCGACAGCCGTACCTTCCACCAAGAAGGGCATTCCTACTGTGGTGCACCTGCACGGCGCCATTGGTGAATCCACGAGCGATGGAAATTCAAACGCGTGGTTCACCGCGGGCTTTAGAGAACGTGGCAAAACTTGGTCGAAGAAAACGTATCACTACTACAATCAGCAACACCCTGGGAATTTATGGTACCATGACCATGCAATGGGGTTGACTAGAGTTAATCTTTTAGCTGGCTTGATTGGAGCCTAC ATCATCCGTCATCCGGATGTCGAGACTCCATTTGGACTTCCCCGAGGCAAATTTGATCGCACATTGGTGATTTTCGATCGTGCATTCAACAGCGATGGTTCCATATACATGAATTCCAAAGGAAACAACCCCTCCACAC CACAATGGCAACCAGAGTATTTTGGTGACGCTATCATTGTGAATGGAAAGGCATGGCCAAAATTGACCGTACGACGTCGTAAATACAGGTTCCGAATCATCAACGCCAGCAATGCAAGAttcttcaaattcttcttcacCAACGGGCTGAGATTCATCCACGTAGGAGCCGACTCAGCTTACATTGAAAAACCAGTTGCCAGCAGAGAAATTTTACTGGGGCCATCTGAGATCACCGACGTGATAGTCGACTTTTCCGAGGCGAAGACAAACAATGCTATCCTAGCCAACGACGCAGCGTATCCTTACCCCGACGGCGACCCCGTCAACGAAGCCAACAGCAAGGTCATGAAGTTTTCAATTCGTCGCAAGAAGGAGGTTGACACGTCACGTGTTCCGGCGAAGCTAATCCACTACCCTGCTCCTGATATATCCAGTGCTTCGCAGACACGATACATTGCCATGTACGAGTACGCTAGCGACATTGATGAGCCGACGCATCTGTACCTGAATGCTAAACCCTACGATGCTCCGGCGACTGAGACTCCGAAAGAGGGGACGACGGAGATTTGGAACGTGATCAATCTGACGGAGGACAACCACCCGCTGCACGTTCACCTTGGGTTGTTCGTTGTGCTGGATCAGACCGACTTGGTGAACGTGGAGGAATTCAGAGATTGCATGACTAAGAAAAACGATGATCTCAACTGCGGAATAAGCAAGTATGCACGCGGCAACAAGACGGAGGTGCCAGCTTATGAGAAAGGGTGGAAGAACGTCTTCAAGATGAGACCTGGTGCTGTGACAAAGATTCTTTTGAGATTTGCTTACATACATTCGAATGCATCCTATGAATTCGACCCGACTGCCGAACCTGGTTATGTCTACCATTGCCAT ATCTTAGATCATGAAGACAACGCGATGATGAGGCCACTGAAGATAATCCGGTGA
- the LOC126792910 gene encoding uncharacterized protein LOC126792910, which produces MIVPTGVGDAIGGYAGDAFPVARALSSVVDCLITRPNVLNAAMLYWPMLHALYVEGLWALKPVYQNKVGLILDCGIEEELRVRHLQVADAARASLGLPVVEYVVTDTPLQVLVLAVILLSKLISLYHSVCCLSCKVLVFALFHFSSMPPSLCFYVSI; this is translated from the exons ATGATAGTCCCGACTGGAGTCGGAGACGCCATTGGTGGATACGCCGGCGACGCCTTTCCGGTGGCGCGCGCTCTATCCTCCGTCGTCGATTGCCTCATCACTCGTCCTAAT GTGCTGAATGCAGCAATGCTTTATTGGCCAATGCTGCATGCTTTGTATGTCGAAGGCCTATGGGCTCTCAAGCCTGTTTACCAGAACAAG GTAGGGCTGATTCTTGATTGCGGAATCGAAGAGGAGCTTCGTGTTCGTCATTTGCAAGTAGCTGATGCTGCCAGGGCTTCCCTTGGGTTGCCTGTGGTGGAGTATGTTGTAACTGACACTCCTTTGCAGGTATTGGTTTTGGCAGTTATCTTGTTATCAAAACTCATCAGTTTATATCACAGTGTGTGTTGTCTAAGTTGCAAAGTTCTGGTGTTTgctttgtttcatttttcttctatGCCGCCAAGCCTGTGTTTTTATGTCAGTATATAG